A segment of the Catenuloplanes nepalensis genome:
TCCGCGACCGGGGCCTACCTGTCCGGCCGGAAGAAGATCCCGACGCCGATGGTGCGCCGCCCGCGTACCCCCGATCGGGAACTGGTCGTGCAGGGCGCCCGGGAGAACAATCTGCGCGGCGTGACCGTGCCGTTCCCGCTCGGGCAGCTGATCTCGGTCACCGGCGTCAGCGGCTCCGGCAAGTCCAGCCTGGTCAACGACATCCTCTACAAGGTGCTGGCCAACCAGATCAACGGCGCGAAGATGGTGCCGGGCCGGCACTCGCGGGTGTCCGGGCTCGACCAGATCGACAAGGTGGTCGGCGTGGACCAGTCGCCGATCGGCCGCACTCCGCGGTCGAACCCGGCGACGTACACGGGCGTGTTCGACAACATCCGCAAGCTGTTCGCGGAGACCACCGAGGCGAAGGTGCGCGGCTACGGTCCGGGCCGGTTCTCGTTCAACGTGAAGGGCGGTCGCTGCGAGAACTGCGCGGGCGACGGCACGATCAAGATCGAGATGAACTTCCTGCCGGACGTCTACGTCCCCTGCGAGGTCTGCAAGGGCGCGCGCTACAACCGCGAGACGCTGGAAGTGCACTACAAGGGCAAGACGATCTCCGAGGTGCTGGAGATGCCGATCGAGGAGGCCGCGACCTTCTTCGAGCCGATCACCTCCATCCACCGGCACATGAAGACGCTGGTCGAGGTGGGCCTCGGCTACGTCCGGCTGGGCCAGCCCGCGCCGACGCTCTCCGGTGGTGAGGCGCAGCGCGTCAAGCTCGCCTCCGAACTGCAGAAACGATCCAACGGCCGCAGTGTGTACGTGTTGGACGAGCCGACCACCGGCCTGCACTTCGAGGACATCCGCAAGCTGCTGCTGGTCCTGGAGGGCCTGGTCGACAAGGGCAACACGGTGATCGTGATCGAGCACAACCTCGATGTGATCAAGTCGTCCGACTGGCTGATCGACATGGGCCCCGAGGGCGGCCACCGCGGCGGCACTGTGCTCGCCATGGGCACGCCGGAGGAGCTGGCCGAGGTGCCGGGCAGCCACACCGGCCAGTTCCTGCGCCCGATGCTCGGCCTCACCGGCGAACCGTCCGGCGCGAAGGACGCGGTCGCCCGCGCCGCGAAGGCGAACGGAGAAAAGGTCAACTCGGTGAAACCGGCCGCGGCCACGAAGGCTCGTTCCAGTCGGGCCAAGGCCACGGCGAGCCGATAGCGGGACGGTAAGGCAACCCTCTGTCAGCAGACCGTGCCCGGGTTCTTCTGTTACGCACAGGTGTGTTCTCTACCGTGAGTAACGGACGTGGGGTGGTTCGGCCGGTTCTCATCGAACCGGCCGGGCCCGCCACCCGTGTCTATGGACGTGGACGCGCACGGCGGCACAGCGGCCGGCGCACCGCGGGCTAACAGGAGGGTTTACAGCATGAAGAACGAGCAGGTGCTCGAGGCCGGGACCGCGTCGCGCCGGATGCTGCTGGTCGGCGCCGGATCCGTGGGTGCGGTCGCCGCGCTCGCCGCGTGCGGCACCGAGTCCGACTCGCCGAGCACGAGCTCGGGGGCCGGGTCCGACCCGACCACGGGTGCCCCCTCGACGACCGGCGCGGAGAGCAGCGCGCCCTCGACCGGCGGCGGCGACACCGCGGCCGACGCGATCGCCAAGACCACGGACATCCAGGTCGGCAGCGGCGTGATCCTCGCGGAGCAGCAGGTCGTCATCACGCAGCCGGCCGCGGGCACGTTCAAGTGCTTCAGCAACATCTGCACCCACCAGGGCTGCCCGGTGAGCAGTGTGGACGGTGGCTCGATCGTCTGCAAGTGCCACAACAGCCTGTTCTCGATCGAGGACGGTTCGCCGACCTCCGGCCCGGCGCGCCAGCCGCTGGAGGAGAAGCAGATCACCGTCGACGGCGAGTCCATCACGCTCGCCTGAGTTCTCGGCCCGTGATCCAGGCGTCATTCATGTCGTTCTGACGACATGAATGACGCCTGGATCACGAGGGCTGGGGCGGGCGGGGTTGTCGGACCCCCGGATTAGGGTGGATGAGTGCCCGATCCGTCGACCTACCGCCCCGCGCCCGGGACCATCCCCGAGTCCCCCGGTGTCT
Coding sequences within it:
- a CDS encoding Rieske (2Fe-2S) protein, with amino-acid sequence MKNEQVLEAGTASRRMLLVGAGSVGAVAALAACGTESDSPSTSSGAGSDPTTGAPSTTGAESSAPSTGGGDTAADAIAKTTDIQVGSGVILAEQQVVITQPAAGTFKCFSNICTHQGCPVSSVDGGSIVCKCHNSLFSIEDGSPTSGPARQPLEEKQITVDGESITLA